The Rhodospirillaceae bacterium genome has a window encoding:
- a CDS encoding SDR family NAD(P)-dependent oxidoreductase, with protein MDLGLNGKVAAVTASSLGLGQAIAMELAQEGAKVSICARRQGPLDEAAAAIEAAGGEVFSCAADMSRREDVERFVNETAAHFGRLDILVNNAGDAAVGRTIEDPDEVWEQTYDINLWSAVRATRAAVPLIREQGGGSVVNVASVSGHSGLGGMADYNSAKAAMLAMTKTLAQDLAGDGIRVNAVNPALIHTPLWERIAEEAFVGEAGETVDEVFTNLAGQLLLTGRYGRPDEVSGVVAFLASERASFVTGACWNVDGGFTKFLT; from the coding sequence ATGGATCTCGGATTGAACGGCAAGGTGGCCGCCGTGACGGCCTCGAGCCTCGGCCTCGGCCAGGCGATCGCCATGGAACTGGCGCAGGAGGGCGCCAAGGTTTCGATCTGCGCGCGCCGTCAGGGACCGCTCGACGAGGCCGCGGCGGCGATCGAAGCGGCCGGCGGGGAGGTGTTCTCGTGCGCTGCCGACATGAGCAGGCGAGAGGATGTCGAACGCTTCGTCAACGAAACCGCAGCGCATTTCGGGCGCCTGGACATTCTCGTGAACAATGCCGGAGACGCCGCGGTCGGCCGGACCATCGAGGACCCGGACGAGGTCTGGGAGCAGACCTACGACATCAACCTCTGGAGTGCGGTGCGCGCGACCCGCGCCGCGGTGCCGCTGATCCGCGAGCAGGGCGGCGGCTCGGTCGTCAACGTCGCCTCGGTGAGCGGACACAGCGGCCTCGGCGGCATGGCGGACTACAACTCGGCCAAGGCGGCGATGCTCGCTATGACCAAGACCCTGGCCCAGGACCTCGCGGGCGACGGCATCCGGGTCAATGCGGTCAACCCGGCGCTCATCCACACCCCGTTGTGGGAACGCATCGCGGAGGAGGCCTTCGTCGGCGAGGCGGGGGAGACCGTCGACGAGGTGTTCACCAACCTCGCAGGACAACTCCTTCTGACCGGGCGCTACGGCCGGCCGGACGAGGTCTCCGGCGTCGTGGCCTTTCTCGCGTCGGAGCGGGCGAGCTTCGTGACCGGCGCCTGCTGGAACGTCGACGGCGGCTTCACCAAGTTCCTGACCTGA